The following are from one region of the Granulicella aggregans genome:
- the infA gene encoding translation initiation factor IF-1: MSKEDAIEVMAVVVETLPNAMFKVELENKHQALAHVSGRMRKNFIRILPGDRVAIELSPYDLNRGRIVYRYK; the protein is encoded by the coding sequence TTGTCGAAGGAAGATGCAATTGAAGTAATGGCTGTGGTCGTCGAGACCCTGCCAAACGCGATGTTCAAGGTCGAGCTCGAGAACAAGCATCAGGCGCTCGCGCACGTATCTGGACGTATGCGTAAGAACTTCATCCGCATCCTCCCCGGTGATCGCGTTGCGATTGAGTTGAGCCCGTACGACCTCAACCGTGGCCGCATCGTCTACCGCTACAAGTAG
- the rpmJ gene encoding 50S ribosomal protein L36 yields MKVRASVKPICDKCKVIHRRGVVRVICENAKHKQRQG; encoded by the coding sequence ATGAAGGTTCGTGCATCCGTAAAACCGATTTGTGACAAGTGCAAGGTCATCCACCGCCGTGGTGTGGTGCGTGTGATCTGCGAGAACGCCAAGCATAAACAGCGCCAGGGCTAA
- the map gene encoding type I methionyl aminopeptidase yields MAIVIKTRAEIEKMRESGKLLRQVHDVLAPLVVPGATTMDLENAANAKIATWPGVKAAFKGYHGFPAALCTSVNSQVVHGIPNEKVVLKDGDLVSIDCGLILDGYYSDAAVSYAVGKASAQTQKLLDVTKASLEEAIKFAVVGGRLFDIGAAVQTMCEAEGFGVVRDFVGHGIGRSMHEDPQVPNFGTKGKGPRLKEGMVLAIEPMINAGKPDVKTLKDGWTAVTVDGSYSAHFEHTVAITKDGPYVLTR; encoded by the coding sequence ATGGCGATTGTGATTAAAACCCGGGCTGAGATTGAGAAGATGCGGGAGTCAGGCAAGCTGCTTCGGCAGGTGCATGATGTGCTCGCGCCGCTGGTTGTGCCGGGTGCTACGACGATGGATCTGGAGAACGCCGCGAACGCGAAGATCGCGACATGGCCCGGGGTGAAGGCTGCGTTCAAGGGGTACCATGGGTTTCCGGCGGCGTTGTGCACGTCCGTCAATTCGCAGGTGGTGCATGGGATTCCGAACGAGAAGGTTGTGCTGAAGGATGGAGACCTCGTCTCGATCGACTGCGGGCTGATCCTGGACGGGTACTACTCGGACGCTGCGGTGAGCTATGCGGTGGGTAAGGCGAGCGCGCAGACGCAGAAGCTGCTGGATGTGACGAAGGCTTCGCTGGAAGAGGCGATCAAGTTTGCGGTGGTCGGCGGGCGGCTGTTCGATATTGGGGCGGCGGTGCAGACGATGTGCGAGGCTGAGGGATTCGGCGTGGTGCGAGATTTTGTGGGCCATGGCATTGGGCGCTCGATGCATGAAGACCCACAGGTGCCGAACTTTGGGACCAAGGGCAAAGGCCCTAGGCTTAAAGAAGGCATGGTGCTGGCGATCGAGCCGATGATCAATGCAGGCAAGCCTGATGTGAAGACCCTAAAGGACGGCTGGACGGCGGTTACGGTGGATGGAAGTTACAGCGCCCACTTTGAGCATACGGTCGCTATCACAAAAGATGGGCCCTACGTGCTTACCCGCTAG